A single window of Hyla sarda isolate aHylSar1 chromosome 2, aHylSar1.hap1, whole genome shotgun sequence DNA harbors:
- the LOC130357343 gene encoding DNA damage-regulated autophagy modulator protein 1-like, giving the protein MEIQGLGFLLLLWVTWNLLGLSTLVTLTIARGHNRQPLISYTAIGYPEWIIYKVVFFGAPIIGVAIAYLQHRFMFLRSEPSAKHFRIYQKILFTLGCIVCIGTALNAVFTVRNNRTIHRISSGTAFFCGAIYNMCQAGFLYKRSYSSRIVCHIRLAVTLVTSVVLLLFVAGQVSFYMELCTGHCRAIINVPVLVAEYLGFCGVTLYQVTNYTDFQHLSLKISRIDFNVSLRTKIPDPEQNHPVE; this is encoded by the coding sequence ATGGAGATCCAGGGATTAGGGTTCTTGCTTCTCCTTTGGGTCACATGGAACCTTTTGGGCCTCAGCACTCTTGTCACCTTGACCATCGCCCGAGGACATAACAGACAGCCGTTAATCAGTTACACGGCTATAGGATATCCTGAGTGGATAATATATAAGGTTGTGTTCTTTGGGGCACCCATCATAGGAGTTGCCATCGCCTACCTGCAGCACCGATTTATGTTCCTGCGCTCTGAACCATCTGCAAAGCATTTTAGGATTTACCAGAAGATCTTGTTTACCTTAGGATGCATCGTGTGCATAGGAACAGCCCTGAATGCCGTATTTACTGTTAGGAACAATCGTACAATACACAGGATCAGCTCAGGTACGGCATTTTTTTGTGGAGCCATATACAATATGTGCCAAGCTGGATTCCTTTACAAAAGGTCATACAGCAGCCGGATTGTTTGCCATATAAGGCTGGCCGTCACCTTAGTGACTTCTGTGGTGCTGCTGCTCTTCGTTGCCGGTCAGGTCTCCTTCTATATGGAGCTGTGCACCGGACACTGCAGGGCGATTATCAATGTCCCCGTCCTGGTGGCTGAATACCTGGGATTCTGCGGCGTCACCTTATACCAAGTGACCAACTACACAGATTTCCAGCATCTGTCATTGAAGATTTCCAGAATAGACTTTAACGTCAGTCTGAGGACCAAGATACCGGACCCGGAACAGAACCATCCTGTAGAATAG